The stretch of DNA GAGACGAACGTTCATCCTGGACCACACCCTTTATTCAGGAAGTCGATGGCAAGCTTCAAGCGATTGTCCCCGGCACGAACGCGACTCGAAGCTACGATACCGAAACGGGTGAGGTTATTTGGGAAGCCAGTGGCTTAACTTCCAACGTAATCCCAAGTCCAGTTGTTGGTCATGGTAATGTGTATGTGACGAGTGGTTACCAAGGGAATTCTGTTCAAGCGATCAAGCTCTCTTCAAAAGGAGACATATCAGACTCCTCTAATGTAGTGTGGCATGTTCGGCAAAGTGCTCCCTATGTAGCATCACCGGTGTTGTCGGGTAAACGCCTTTACGTTACGAAAAGTACTGATGCCTTTCTTTCGTGCCTGGATGCATTGACGGGTGAGTATCATTATCAGGATGTAAAACTGGATGCCCTTAGAGGTATTTATGCATCTCCAATCGCAGCGAATGGTTATTTGTATGTTGTCGGTCGAGAAGGAGCTACCCTTGTTTTGAAGGACTCAGAAACATTTGAAATTGTTGCGACCAACAAGCTCGACGACAAAATTGACGCATCCCCAGTGGCGCTGGGTGGAGACCTTTTTATCCGCGGACACAAATACCTTTACTGCATATCGGAAGGTTAGTACGACCGTACGAATTTCATTTTTGAAATCCTGACTTGGTCAAATTGTTCCCCTCCTTGCTGCCTGCTTGCTCCCGATTAACAAAGCAGGAGCGAAGGGACTCGTTTACGCATAGGAGGAATGGAGATTAAATGATTTGAAGGAATAGAGCAGCCAAGCCGCAACCAAAGTTATACTCAACCACTACCGAGCTGAAAGCGACACCTCAACGAGTGCAACGAGAATAACAATTGCTCAGATTGGCACAGATTTTGTAATGCTTCCTTAACCACGAATGGACAGGTTGACACGAATCAGAAGGTAGGGACCGATCGCCGAGCGGTCCGATATTCTGAAAGATTGGTTCGTGCATTTTATTATTTGAACCCTTCGACATTGCTCAGGCCAAGACCTACAAGGCAACGGAGAGAACGGAGGGAAAAATCAATACAACTCTGTTTCCTTGTTCAAAGCATTTTTCTAAACGGAAAAAAGATACAAATTTCAACCACCAGTCTCCGCCAAGGCTACGACACGGCACGGCTGATGACACCGATTTTCACTGATGAAAAAAGACAAAATCATGGAGGACAGAATAATGGCGAAGGCTCTGTCCCTACGGATTGAGAAAGCAAAAAGGACTCGTCGCTCCTTCTAAATTTCGAATACAAATGATTCTGTACCTATGATTCTGTGAAAAATAATGCTTTCAGGATTTTGCGTAATTCTGCGCTTTTCGTAGTTAAGCATTTTCCTTCGAACTTATTTTTAGACCAGCTATTCGCGAGATCACCGTGATTGGTTGAGATATGGCAACATTGCTTTAAAAACTATTTTCTACCGGATAGTAGAATATAGTTGTCTATCTGCTTGCCCGGGAAAGTTACTGGAAGAAGAGATCCTTGCCAAAACCGACACATAAACCATGTTTGGCTAGATCTAAAAAAACCTGTATGAATACCCTGAATCAAACGCCGGATACCAATCGCCGTTCTTTTATCAAATCCATGCTGGCTGCGGGAGTAGCCCCCTTGGTTATCCGTTCATCCTTACTGGGAAAGGCTGCTCCTTCGAACATGATCACACTCGGGTTTATTGGGGTTGGAGGCCATGGGCTTGGCTACAACTTGAAATCCTTTTTGCAGGAGGATGATTGTCGCGCCGTCGCCGTGTGCGATGTGTCGAAGGATCGTCGTCAACAAGCCCGGAATACGGTCAATGACCACAATGGTGATTCTAAATGCTCCGTAATAGCTGATTTTCGGGAATTGCTCGCCCGTGACGATATCGACGCTGTGGTTATTTCTACACCGGATCACTGGCACGTGACGATGGCGATTATGGCGATGAAGGCCGGAAAAAAAGTCTTTTGCGAAAAACCGACTCTGACCATCGCAGAAGGGGGTGAGTTGTTGGCTGCAGTGAAAAAATACAAAGCCGTGTTTGCCACGGGCTTGGAAGACCGTTCTGTGACTCACTATCACAAAATGGCCGAAGCGGTTCGCAATGGCGCGATCGGCGAACTTCGCCATATTCAGGTGGGCTTGCCCATTAAGCCGGTTTTTCCACTTGAGGATCCAGCGGATGTTCCAGATGATCTGGACTATGATTTGTGGTTGGGGCCTGCCCCATACCGGGAATACTTTCCGAGTATAACTGGCGCTCATGTATGGCGGCAA from Verrucomicrobiota bacterium encodes:
- a CDS encoding Gfo/Idh/MocA family oxidoreductase — translated: MNTLNQTPDTNRRSFIKSMLAAGVAPLVIRSSLLGKAAPSNMITLGFIGVGGHGLGYNLKSFLQEDDCRAVAVCDVSKDRRQQARNTVNDHNGDSKCSVIADFRELLARDDIDAVVISTPDHWHVTMAIMAMKAGKKVFCEKPTLTIAEGGELLAAVKKYKAVFATGLEDRSVTHYHKMAEAVRNGAIGELRHIQVGLPIKPVFPLEDPADVPDDLDYDLWLGPAPYREYFPSITGAHVWRQIRDFSGGSLTDWGAHLLDTAQVANFSEDSAPIAVSGKGTIPPNSVNSVPQTYEINYTYANGVTMQVVADKPSIRFEGSKGWVGNSGWKGQLEASDLEIYRRKYDPETNKLWPRPPSEHRNFLDSVKSGKLATYSARGLHKLSNVMHIGAISMELARSLKWDPKKESFDDSDANALRRRDRRGHWAHVS